The archaeon genome includes the window CCAAAGAAACAACAGGACCACCATGACCCCTCCAACCACCACGGACACGAGGGAGGTTGCAGCTCCCTGCGGGCCAGAACCGAACACGAAGGGGAAGGGTCCAATGAAAATCACTCCTCCCGTTGAGACATCGCCTCCCCAGAGGCCAGCTATGACCAGAATCAGACCGACGAAGATAGCAATGATCCCAGCCCGGAACAGCCTGTCCAAAGTCACACCGCGTATGACAGCAGACTTACGACGATCAAGACAAGCGCCAGAAGGATCGCGATGCTCACCCACGTGGCATCCGTCCCGAAGACTATCGGAATCGGGCCTATCATGATCAGTCCAGCCCCCTTGACGTCCGTCTTCCTCCCTGACCTGAACATTGAAGCGAGAACAAGCGCAAACCCCGCGACCATCGCCAAAACTCCCAACGAGACAAGGTCCAATCGCTCGATCAAATCGTTTTCTCGATAAATCCTTTTGGCGAGGCCTCAGTTCCCGTCGGACGATTTGTCCGACTACAGGTGGTGCGAGAGGTGCATGATGAGGACGGAACACGAGGCGATAGTGGACACTCGCGACTACAATCCCAGAGGTAGGGGGACGTACAAGTGCAAGAGGTGTGGACGGGTCAAGTCGATGCGCCACCTGCGCCCCAGTTCTGAGATTGGGTACTAGGTTTCACAATACCACGGTTATTACCACATCCGTGCTAATGCACCGTTAAATATCCTGGAAAATTTGCACACTCATTGGACGATTCTAAGCAGGCCCAGCCTATGCCCGCCAAGGTCTTCGTGAGGGAGAGCACAGGTCTGGTCAAGAACGTCGGATTCTTCGACAGCATCGCGATGAACATGAGCAACATGTCCGTCGGCGCCCTCCTCGGCGTCATCGGCATAGCGGGACTCTTCCCCATGCTCATCTCAGGCCAGAGCATGGTCGGCCTCAACCTCGTCGTCCTTTCCGTGATTGCTTTCGCCCTCTCCATCCCTCAGATCATAGTCTACACGATCATGTCGCAGCGATACCCGCGCAGCGGCGGCGACTACGTCTACGTCTCGAGGGTCTTCGGAGGCCCAATTGGGAGCGTCCTCTCCTTCATGGGCTACACCATGGAGACGACCGCGTACCTGGCGCTGATAGTCCTCTCGACAGTATTCGCGATAGGCTCGGTCGCCTTGTTCTTCGTCTTCGACCCGCTCTACCTCGGACTGGCCGTCCCTCAGGGCGCGGGACCTTCGAACTCGACCAACCAGTTCCTCGTCGGCGCAATCGTCTTCGGGCTCCTGATTCTGGTCAACATAGTGAGGCCAAAGGCAGGCTTCAAGCTGGTTTCAGCGCTCACGATCTTCGGATTCGTTGCTCTTTTCGTGGCGATGGCAGTTCTTCTCGCCGCGGGCAACGCCGGCGTCGTCAGCTATGTCAACGGCCTCCAGCTCGGGAATGGTCTTGACTATGCTCACATCCAGGCTTCCGGCTCAAACGTGTTCTTCAACTGGGGTCCGAACATCTTCCTTCTCCCACTCATGGCCGCCTTCGTATACCCATGGCTCAACGCCTCGCCAGCAGTCGCCGGTGAGATCAAGGGCAGGCGCGCCTTGAAGTGGAACGTCCCAATCTCCTCTCTGCTCGTCTTCGTCTTCCTGACCAGCAGTTTGGGAGTGATGTACTACGTGGCCGGGCAGGCGTTCACGAACGCGGCGTATTCTACTCCCGCCCTGATCTTCGACCACTCTTTCAACTTCTGGACCCTTGCGATGGGCGTCTCCGGGAATCAATTCGTCGCAGCGATAATCGGCCTCGGCTGGATCCTCTCGAACCTCAGCGTCCTGGCATACGGAATAATCGTCATCTCCAGATACCTCCTCGCCCAGTCCTTCGACAGGTTCCTCCCTTCGAGGATCTCGAACGTGAGCTCCAGGTTCGGCTCGCCGATTACGGCCCACCTGGTCGACCTAATACTGACCATCGGGCTGGTCGGAATGGCGGCCTTCTACTACATCGGGGGCGCAGACGCCCTCTTCGGTGCGATACTAGCGTCAATGATCTACTTCATCTTCGTGGGCATCGCCGCCGCGGTCCACGGATCCCGCAAAGAGGTGGGCCTGACCAAGTGGCTCCTCATGCTTGCCGGAGTCGCGAATGTCTTCATCTTCGGGTTCCTTGCATGGGAGTTCCTGGCATATCCCGACGTCTGGGCGCTGCACGACCTGACCTACTACTTCATCATCGCCTCGGTGGTCGCTGGCGCGGTGATCTACGGGCTCTCCTGGTGGTACAACAAGAAGCGCGGAATCGACATATCCCTGGCGTACAAGGAACTGCCGCCAGAGTAGCGATGAGCCGGCAAGAGCACACCACAGACCCAATCCTCTACAACGACTGGCACATCATCGCGCGCTCCTCCGAGCTCCCGGAGTCTTACATCCGCCCCTCGAGGCTCCTCGGAGAAGACCTGATCGCTTGGAGATTCGGAGGCGAAGCGAGGGTCTGGCAGGACCTGTGCGCTCACAGAGGCACGCGGCTTTCTTTGGGGAAGCTTCGGGAAGGGACACTCACTTGCGCGTACCACGGATGGACCTACGACAGCGATGGCCAGTGCATCAAGTTCCCCTCGCATCCGGAGCAGAAGCCGCCCCCGACGGCCCACGTCAGGACCTACCAGACCACCGAGAAGTACGACAGTGTCTGGGCGTCCCTCGGCGAACCGATCAGGGAGGTACCCGAGTTTGAAGAGTGGGACGACCCCTCCTTCCGCAAAGTCCTCTGCGGGCCCTACAGGTACGCTGCAAGCGCCGCCCGGGCCGTGGAGAACTTCCTCGACGTGGCCCACTTCCCCTTCGTCCACCGTGGCCTCCTCGGCGACGAGGCCCACGCAGAGATCAACGACTACGAAGTGGAGACCGACGAAGCCGGCATCGAGGCCAGGAACGTAGTGGTATGGCAGCCAGACCCAGACGGGACCGGGAAGGGGAAGACTGTCAACTACACGTACCGGGTCCAAAGGCCATTCACCGCCTACTTCATGAAGACGACAGACGAAGGAAGGTTCGCGATCCAGCTCAACGTCACGCCGATGGACGAGTCCAACTGCGTAGGGTGGATGTGCCTCGCCCTGGACTACTCCCCAGAGACCCCCGACTCGGAGCTAAGGGCCTATCAGGACAAGATCACCGGCCAGGACGTACCAATCGTCGAGTCGCAGCGCCCCGAGCGCCTTCCCCTCGACCTCCAGTCGGAGCTCCACCTCCGCTCTGACCGTATCGCAGTCGCATACCGCAAGTGGCTCTCGGACCTCGGGCTCTCCTACGGGACGCTAGGCTGAAGCGGCCTGACGACGACGCACCCCTCGGAGAAGACCTTCCCAAGGCTCCTGGAAATCAGATACGGCGTCCCCGCGAGGACCGGAAGACTCAGCGCGATGAAGAACCCCTGATAGTAGGTGAGCGCAGCAGCGAAGGCTACGGCGCCCGAGCCCCAGACGAAGTTCGCGAAGAAGAGGCCTGCGCAAGTAGGGCATCCGGTGAAGAGAGCCACGGCCGCACCGAGCCCTCCAACCCAGCCCCTCCCCGCGCTCCTCGCCCTGTTGTCAAAGGCGAAGGAAGCCATCGCGAAGTTCAGGCCGACCAGGGCCGAGACTCCCACCAGCAACAGGACCGTCAGGGGGACCAGGAGCAGTCCCAGATGGTTGACGATGTAAACCGTAACGACCGGCATCAGCAGGGGCGCGCCGCAACAGGACGCGATTTGAACCGATGGGATTGCCGCGCCGTAATAGCTCGCAAAGTCAATCCCAGGCTGGTAGACCACCACGCTCGTCACCACGGCATAGAAGACTCCGTACGCGAGGGCCGAGGCCAGGAACCCAATCTTGTACCTCCTCAGTGAGAAGACGTAGGGGATGAGCCACCCAGGAGACAGGGGGACCGTCCCCTCCCTCGTGGCGACGGCGACCCTCGACCTGAGTACCCTCCTCACGTCCAGCAGAAAGACCGCCACCGCGGCAGCCAGCACTAAGAGGTAGGCCTCGCCGAAAAAGGCAAGCTGTTGTGAACGCTCCTGGGTGAGGATCTGCGCAGTGGCCTCCTCAGCGCCATACACAACCGTCGCGAAGAGGACTGCAGCCAAGGCTCCCATCGAGCGGAAGAAGCTCGCAGGAAACTGGACCTCATCTCTCAAAAGAATCCTTGGCGAACGTCGTCCGTTCTTCGTTAAAGGTTTCTGGGAAACCCTATCTAATCACAACGAGGCCCCGGTCCTCCTTGGAGTTCGAAGAGGCCGTCAGGAAGAGGAGGATGGTCAGGCACTTTGCAAAGAGAGAAGTCTCTCTGAGAGTCATCCAAAGAATCCTCGACTTGGCCCAGCACGCCCCCAGCGCGGGGTTCAGCCAAGGAAGTGCGTACGTGTTGGTGCAAGATCCAGCCGCCAAGAGGAAGCTGGCTCGCATCCAAGGAGAACAGAACTACACGTCCGGAGGCTTCCACCCGTGGATCTCCGAAGCTCCCGTGGACATAGTGGCGTGCGTCAGCGAGAAGCTCTATCACGACAGATACCAGGAGCCGGACAAGCTCCAGGACGGCAAGGAGATCGAATGGCCGACCCCCTACTGGTTCTTCGACATCGGCGCAGGATGCATGATCATCCTCCTTGCCGCCGTCGACTCTGGCCTCTCTGCCGCTTTCTCCGGAGCTGTCTATCCATCCAAGGTGAAGCGCCTTCTCGGAATCCCGAGCCACTTCCACCCGGTCGGGGTGATCTCGATCGGATACCCGGCCAAGGACAAGAGGTCGCCCTCACTGTTGAGGGGAAGGCGGGACAAGACCGAGGTGATTCATTACGAGAAGTGGGCAGTCTCCTCTTCAAAGGCATTGAATTAGAAGCCAGCGCCGCGATTTGGACGCGGGACCCCTTGCTTACGAGGCAATCGAGCCCGATTGGAGTGCTCTACCAGGCTGAGCTACGCTGGCCTAATCTCGCCCAATCTGGCTGGGCGTTAAAGCGTTATGACCACAAAGGGTTTTTAGAATTCACGCGGGCGGCTCGAAACAAGTGCGGGGGTCGCCCAGCCTGGTCAACGGCGTGGGACTGAGGCTCCCATCCCTTAGGGGTTCGAGGGTTCGAATCCCTCCCCCCGCACCACCAATTCCATTGATTGGATCAGCCTAGCACCGTATCTCGCGATGACATCTTGGCCAGGTCCCTGTACGAGGAGACGATGTCTTGGCCTAGAGCTGTGGTCCGCCTATCCCGTAGGGCGAGGAGCCACCGACGATGTTCCCCGAGCACCTGACGTGGAGATACCTGTTGTTGGTCCCCCCGCTGAGCGTCCCCGCAGTGTCATCGAAGTATCCGAAGCCCCCGTTGTTCCTCGACACGTCCCTCCCAAGGGAGTTGCCCCCTGAGGAAGAGATGTAGAACCCGCTCCCTTTGTTCGCGAGAGCGGTGTTCCTCGTGAGGGCGTTGCCGAACGATCCGTCGACGACCTGGAAACCTGAAGCGCTGTTGTTGCTGGCGAGGTTCCCGTGAAGCCTGTTGCTCCAAGCGTAGTCCAGGAGGAACCCGTTGAGGTTGTTGGTTGCAGTGTTGCCCTTCAGTTTGTTGTTGGTGGAGGAGTAAGCCAGCCGATACCCGTCCCCGGCGTTGCCACTCGCCAAATTCCCCGTCATTACGCTCCAGGAGGAGGTGTAGAGAGCGAATCCCACCCCGTTCCCGCTCGCCGTGTTCCCGGCGATCGTGCTCTCCAGGGAGTCGTAGACCCCATAGCCCGCATCGATATTGGAGCTGGCCGTGTTGGAGGTGATCTTGTTGTTGTCCGAGCTGTAGACGTCGAACCCCTCTTGGTTGCCAGTCGCCTCGTCGGATGCAATCACATTCCCCGGCGAGCCAGAAAGGTAGAAGCCATACCCCAGATTGTACTTCGCCTTGTCCGAAACGACCCTGTTCCCGGTCGACTGATACAGGCCGAACCCGTCGTTGGCATTCCCGATCGCCTTGTCCTTGGTCAGGGAATTCCCAGACGCTCCATAGAGCGCGAACCCGTCTCCCACGCTGAATCTGACGGTGTTGTTTGTCAATGCGCCGCCTGTGGTCAGATGGAAATAGATCCCCTGTCCGAATCCGTTGACATAGCAATTCTGGATTGTGACCTTGCCGAACTTACCCACGCTGACCCCGTACCCAGACCCGGAGCCGCTGATGGTGTGCTGGTTACAGTCCAGAACGACGTTGCCGGCCCCGATCACCAGGCCGTCCCCAGGGCACGG containing:
- a CDS encoding DUF131 domain-containing protein translates to MTLDRLFRAGIIAIFVGLILVIAGLWGGDVSTGGVIFIGPFPFVFGSGPQGAATSLVSVVVGGVMVVLLFLWGIRASKGRDP
- a CDS encoding DUF131 domain-containing protein, with translation MAMVAGFALVLASMFRSGRKTDVKGAGLIMIGPIPIVFGTDATWVSIAILLALVLIVVSLLSYAV
- a CDS encoding amino acid permease, with the protein product MDDSKQAQPMPAKVFVRESTGLVKNVGFFDSIAMNMSNMSVGALLGVIGIAGLFPMLISGQSMVGLNLVVLSVIAFALSIPQIIVYTIMSQRYPRSGGDYVYVSRVFGGPIGSVLSFMGYTMETTAYLALIVLSTVFAIGSVALFFVFDPLYLGLAVPQGAGPSNSTNQFLVGAIVFGLLILVNIVRPKAGFKLVSALTIFGFVALFVAMAVLLAAGNAGVVSYVNGLQLGNGLDYAHIQASGSNVFFNWGPNIFLLPLMAAFVYPWLNASPAVAGEIKGRRALKWNVPISSLLVFVFLTSSLGVMYYVAGQAFTNAAYSTPALIFDHSFNFWTLAMGVSGNQFVAAIIGLGWILSNLSVLAYGIIVISRYLLAQSFDRFLPSRISNVSSRFGSPITAHLVDLILTIGLVGMAAFYYIGGADALFGAILASMIYFIFVGIAAAVHGSRKEVGLTKWLLMLAGVANVFIFGFLAWEFLAYPDVWALHDLTYYFIIASVVAGAVIYGLSWWYNKKRGIDISLAYKELPPE
- a CDS encoding aromatic ring-hydroxylating dioxygenase subunit alpha, giving the protein MSRQEHTTDPILYNDWHIIARSSELPESYIRPSRLLGEDLIAWRFGGEARVWQDLCAHRGTRLSLGKLREGTLTCAYHGWTYDSDGQCIKFPSHPEQKPPPTAHVRTYQTTEKYDSVWASLGEPIREVPEFEEWDDPSFRKVLCGPYRYAASAARAVENFLDVAHFPFVHRGLLGDEAHAEINDYEVETDEAGIEARNVVVWQPDPDGTGKGKTVNYTYRVQRPFTAYFMKTTDEGRFAIQLNVTPMDESNCVGWMCLALDYSPETPDSELRAYQDKITGQDVPIVESQRPERLPLDLQSELHLRSDRIAVAYRKWLSDLGLSYGTLG
- a CDS encoding nitroreductase family protein: MEFEEAVRKRRMVRHFAKREVSLRVIQRILDLAQHAPSAGFSQGSAYVLVQDPAAKRKLARIQGEQNYTSGGFHPWISEAPVDIVACVSEKLYHDRYQEPDKLQDGKEIEWPTPYWFFDIGAGCMIILLAAVDSGLSAAFSGAVYPSKVKRLLGIPSHFHPVGVISIGYPAKDKRSPSLLRGRRDKTEVIHYEKWAVSSSKALN
- a CDS encoding right-handed parallel beta-helix repeat-containing protein; protein product: MSLGGARRSKGALVLMLLVAGSLLLVVPMRAAADPLCGDVITESTFLSGNLGPCPGDGLVIGAGNVVLDCNQHTISGSGSGYGVSVGKFGKVTIQNCYVNGFGQGIYFHLTTGGALTNNTVRFSVGDGFALYGASGNSLTKDKAIGNANDGFGLYQSTGNRVVSDKAKYNLGYGFYLSGSPGNVIASDEATGNQEGFDVYSSDNNKITSNTASSNIDAGYGVYDSLESTIAGNTASGNGVGFALYTSSWSVMTGNLASGNAGDGYRLAYSSTNNKLKGNTATNNLNGFLLDYAWSNRLHGNLASNNSASGFQVVDGSFGNALTRNTALANKGSGFYISSSGGNSLGRDVSRNNGGFGYFDDTAGTLSGGTNNRYLHVRCSGNIVGGSSPYGIGGPQL